Proteins from one Xenopus tropicalis strain Nigerian chromosome 1, UCB_Xtro_10.0, whole genome shotgun sequence genomic window:
- the LOC101731250 gene encoding leucine-rich repeat-containing protein 25, translating to MSEMGTMHTLLPVTLLLYWLTYVNGLCSIKCNQLVTVTGNCTELYWSEISNCNEMKTVNVTNNFIKHVKTFPNLSYEALTSLDMSYNSIQTLPEDFLYNAASLEVVNLAHNVISNLPEMFLVNSSALKHLSLEGNPLSSIPASVFQPSLQYLSINCECTIVEITRKANTFCHNGTICSFRCQKGLSWIDIEEFYQNECKSVLFVLYIVIAIVTVALLVGGVTCFIYSKKKKGANFESKENADKSPAHGQPRYMTRNMDTISPATNQTRLPGRDYENVVVGQWHPDQEKPYTFTEERRWQTENRSEMKEDDIYLESDVTDGDQPIYTNTQNMYYSYTEPGQMNNTNKEEDDVYILPDQ from the exons ATGGGAACAATGCACACTCTACTGCCAGTGACACTGCTGCTCTACTGGCTAACATATGTTAATGGGTTGTGCTCAATAAAATGTAACCAGCTAGTTACTGTCACTGGAAACTGCACGGAGCTCTACTGGTCAGAAATCAGCAATTGTAATGAAATGAAAACCGTGAATGTAACCAATAATTTCATCAAGCATGTGAAGACATTTCCAAATTTATCATACGAAGCACTCACTTCTCTGGATATGTCCTACAACAGCATTCAAACACTTCCAGAAGATTTTCTATACAATGCCGCTTCATTGGAAGTAGTTAATCTTGCTCATAATGTGATTTCAAACCTACCAGAAATGTTTTTGGTAAATTCTTCTGCTTTAAAACACTTGTCTCTTGAAGGAAATCCCTTATCATCCATTCCAGCTAGTGTTTTTCAACCCAGCCTTCAGTATTTGAGTATTAATTGTGAATGCACCATTGTAGAAATTACAAGAAAAGCAAACACATTCTGTCACAATGGCACAATATGTTCATTCAGATGCCAGAAAGGGTTGTCCTGGATTGACATTGAAGAATTCTACCAGAATGAATGCAAAAGTGTTCTGTTTGTATTGTACATAGTAATTGCCATAGTGACTGTTGCACTACTAGTGGGAGGCGTgacttgctttatttattctaAGAAAAAGAAAGGGGCTAATTTTGAAAGCAAGGAAAATGCAGACAAATCACCTGCTCATGGGCAGCCACGTTATATGACAAGAAATATGGACACTATATCTCCAGCAACAAACCAAACAAGACTTCCAGGGAGGGATTATGAGAATGTTGTTGTTGGTCAATGGCATCCAGATCAAGAGAAGCCGTACACTTTCACTGAAGAAAGGAGATGGCAAACTGAAAACCG TAGTGAAATGAAAGAAGATGACATATATCTGGAAAGCGATGTAACTGATGGTGACCAGCCTATTTACACCAACACGCAAAATATGTACTATAGTTACACGGAGCCTGGTCAAATGAACAATACGAACAAGGAAGAAGATGATGTGTATATCTTACcagatcagtaa